The region agccaaatactactcaatAATCTCAGTTACcgccctgttatttgacactttcacacatggattaaattaatcatggccgACAGTTGACATTTCTACATTCATACAATGGCATTTATTAACCGAAacctattgattttgaatgataggtgtgggtgagaaacagatcaatatttaatcctttttttctccaaaaaggaaaatctacactttcattttcacattcagctCCCTATTGGTTGGGAAAGTGGAGAGATTGAGAGTAAAAaaggcacttaaatattgatttgtttctcacccacacctatcgcttctgaagacatggattaaaccactagagtcgttTGGAttgttttatgtgctttttggaccttctgagttctggtcaccattcacttgcattgtaaggaccaacagagcagaaataagctactaaaaatctttgtttgtgttctgcaaaggaAACAAAGCTATACACAtatgggacggcatgagggtgagtaaatgatgagagaattttcatttttgggagaactattcctttaataatcaaggaatgagtttaaattatttcagtGCAACAGTAAACAGTTGAATCAGTGAAAGCTGGCAAGTCGTGAGGGGAAAAAAGTTTAATCCTCAAATGCGTCCATCAGTTGTGTATTTGCAAATTCAAATTTCTCTTTGTCCTGTCTTTGCGCAGGGCAAAAACTCTGTTCCGAAACCAGGCACGATCAGTGTGCATCTCACAAAAGCTCTCAAAACAGTCAACTTGCGGACAACTGATTAATCATATCCTGAACTCTGTGAGTCAAGTGAGGGAATGTGCCACCTGCTGGTCGGAAAGGGGACGTACTATTTTCATCAAACTCCTCAGTAGGCTGTGACGTCAGGCTACCAATTTTTTTAATGAGTCCACACTTTCTCTAAGCCACTCCTTTCTTGTTGGAAGAGACTTTGACAGCCGTCCTCGCTATAGTGACACCATCTCAACAAAACACTGCCAGGATACACAGTTATGAATTCTATAGGGAGCAATGTGAGCGTGCAACAGTATATCCTGCGTGCAGTTATGAGGATTTCTTCAGAGTGCAGAGACTGATGAACGCTATCGAGCCGAGATCTTACACAACTATCTTTACGATACAGAATCAGATCAACGGACAACGCTCACGCATGCAGGTATTGCAGAGCTGCAACGTCTCTGAATGTCTCTAAATGACATCATAAAGTTAAAGTTAGACGTATGGAAACAGTCAATCCGGTGTGCTGCATGAACGATACGCTTAAACCGGACAAAATTGAACGGAACTGATATTTTTTGCACGAAGATAGAGGAATAATACGGATAAAAAGACCGATTGCTATTTGCGGTCTGCTTAAAGTCTTCAGCTCGCATAATTAACTTATGTTGGTAGGCTGATATAAACATTAGTTTACATTCTAGATACTGATTTTGATAGCTTATGTGCTCGAAACATTGTGTCGCGACATTATCTACGCTTCTGTTTTCTGATTCCCAGTCGGGCATCGCCACATCTGAACCCCAAATAATCGGTCCAGTTCTCAAAGTGATCTGACAGCTGAGATGTCACACTTTCTACCGTTTAACGTGAGTCTGTGTGGCAGAAGATGGATGTGGGTGATGCTGTCAAGAGCACCTTTGCATTGCATCCGATATCAACAGGCTCCACAGCCCATAGAGAATAGAGTTGAACAATTAGATATACCTAATTCATCAGTAATTGAGTGTTTTGACATTTCATCATCGGTTGCAGATTAAATTCCCAGTACACCTTGTTTTATGTCATTTCCCTCTTCTCTGCCGTTCCGCATCTATTTCCCGATTAACCTCTTCGTGTCGTTTAACAGATTGAATTGAAGTGAATTGATTGCGTTTAGCTGGACTGAGGATAGATTAGAGAAATGTGCGCGCGGGTTATTGAAGTGCTGGTGACTCAAGTTCCCTTGAGGCAATTTACTTTCGTGTCCATCACCCCCGTGAAAACTGATGCGTGGAGGTGCGATTGGAAGATTGCTGTCGCTATGTGTGATTACACTCGAGGCGATCAACCTTCACACATCGCCAGCGCGAGAAAGTTATATGTCTCTTCAAAAAAAAAGAGggaatgtttaaataaatgttttttggttATTGCCTGTGTTTTAAATATTCTGcgatgtttatatttttttatatttttgaattttttattcaCTTCATAGGTGTTGATTTAAATGAAAACTaacatatttaaacttttattattattattattttatttttttaaataaaggtcacattaaaactgacttgggaACTTTTGACCATAccctcataatttatttttggtatacttttcaaatgcattttgtatataaattgtatagttttagccttgtcccagactttcaatactgaaatatgaaaatccattataaacatACAAACTATTTCATGTTCAAAACTATGGTGAAACTTAAAAGTTGTATTATTAACATTAGTTGATAGACAACATATAGCctattaacaataaacaatacttttacagcacttacaGTCTTAATCTTGATTTATGTTCATTTCATCATTAATTTTACTATTAAAGCTGTACATGTTAATATTATCTAATGCATTTTTATCTAATGTGAACTAACAGTGAGCAATAGAACATTTAGAAATGAACATACCATgattaataaatacagtaaaaattgtagttcatgatacctaatctTAACTAATATaatcttattgtaaagcgttactAAAACAACggtcatctaaacaaagagtgcaacatacagtacataaaccATTTCAGTATTGTTTGCATGAAAATGACTTCTATCAATCTTAAAAAATTACGACTATACCAAAGGTGTCAAAACCATcaagaaaaaaaagtaaatgtttgaagaaaacaaagaggtCAAGATAAAAATCACTTGTGTGCAGAACATTTTTATAGGGTACAAAACAGACGGTGTAACAaagacacctttgtgtgtttgtattttagttcagtttcttattaaactattatttattttatcaagccggttctcacctcttcctttccattgagcattgttacaatattatttaactgtttatatttaggatgcataaaatgttagctGTGAAATTAGCCATAGTAAGACAAAATAGTtggccattttatatatatatatatactgtatatacaaaaaaaaaatgttaaaagtcATGGTCATTTCCACTATGAGATTTTGTTAAAcccaatacagaatttgagatatggtggaaatgacaatgtggtgggaattttcataaCTTGCAGAAAAATGACAAAGTGTCATAAATCTCATGtgatgcatgcacatacacagtTGAACATTCTtagacaaatgaaataaattagtgAGGGTGTGAACATATtaactttactttctagaagtgcTAAAAGTGCCTTAAGTTCAAgaaacactcatattgtttacagtatatactgcttGAGAGATTTGATTTTGGGTCAGCTGGTTTGTAGTTGCTTTAGCCTACCTCTCTGACTGGCATTATGCTGTtcctgtccatggtgctgaactcTGTACTTTGGCTGTTTTTCAGATATGACGGTTCTGCTGTTGGTACACTAGACTCTACCTGCAATTTGCAGATTGTAATGTGAGCTCAGGTGAAGTCCCATCATTTTATGCTGGCGGAGAGGAGAGAGATGCTTCACTCTGCTGCCATGACAACAGGACTTATCTTTGTCATCTGGCTCTTGTATACCAGTGCACGGGGCAATCCCATTGTGTCTGTGCCAGAGGCTGGCGAAAAAGAGCGTTTGGAGCGTGTTCTGACCCAGGCCAAAGAAGGTGCACTGAGCCAAAGTGCCAAGCAGCGTGTGGAGGAGCTTAGTAATCTTGAACTGGATGTTATCAAAGGGGGCAACAAATCCAGTACTAGTAGGACTCGGCCTAACTTGAGCCCCTTGAGACGTGGATCCAAAGTCCAAGGAAAGTCCCTAGAAGCCTGGGGTGAGCAAGAACCCCTCAAACAAATCAAAGAAGCTCCCACAGATGAGGCGAACATCTCCATGGATGCTATTGACGAATATGCGTACCCTGATTACAGGGGAAAAGGCTGCATGGATGAGACAGGGTTTGTGTTTGCCATTGGGGAGAAATTTACCCCAGGACCATCCAACTGTCCCTGCTTGTGTACAGATGAAGGCCCTTTGTGCGCCCAGCCTGAGTGTCCAAAACTACACCCCCGTTGCCTGCGTGTCGACACAAGCCAGTGCTGCCCACTGTGCAAAGAGAAGAAAAACTACTGTGAATTTCGAGGAAAGATCTACTCATCTCTCGAAGAGTTTAAGGTAAGAGCACTATTAAATGCTGTATTATGTAGATGGAAGTgttaacttaatttattttattctttttgtcTGTTGAATGCCAGAGTGACCTTTATTTTATGGCAGTTATTTGAAGAAGGGTAATAACTGGGTTTACTCTTAGAATCTCTGTTCATTATTAAGTGTAATTGAATTTCTTTGGTCCAGTGGAGATTTTTGACAAGTTGAGGGAATCTAATATGTGCACATCATGTCTTGATTATGTATTGATTCCAGCAGCCCAAAAATGAGTTTTcaaaattgcactttttttttaatcttcctgAGCCTTTCACATGAGAAATGCTCACATCAACCCAGTTTTTTCTGTTCTTCCTTTTATGATCTAAAAGTGTTATGAGTTCAATTATTATGTGGAACTAATGGTGACAAGTCTTGTATGCATTACTATAAGATAGAACTCGACAGCCCTTTTTATGTAAGGTCCTATTATGATGCTCTCTAATTTCTCCTTTGGTAAAAAATGTGCGTTATCACTTTCAGACGGAGCAGCCAGTGCACAAATTATTCCTTTTGAACTGCATATCTTGCCCCACAGTGTAAACAGAATGCTACTGGTTATTATTATCCTGATTCTATTTTCATTGGTTCCTCCTCTTTCTGTTTCATCCGAGTCTGTATCCAAAACAACTGAGCTCTATGGCAGTGACATTTATTTTAGCATTAGTCTACATCAATGCTTTATACAACAGTTGCTAATGACCAAGGACTGGATTTATTGGTTCTACTCCACTGCACCTAATGCATATGCAGACTGCAAACGTAACAATTAAACCTTCGGCAGAACAAAATAAGTCCCATGAGGCTGGCTGCTTAGGGAAAACTGCAGGAAGA is a window of Xyrauchen texanus isolate HMW12.3.18 chromosome 24, RBS_HiC_50CHRs, whole genome shotgun sequence DNA encoding:
- the vwc2 gene encoding brorin encodes the protein MLAERREMLHSAAMTTGLIFVIWLLYTSARGNPIVSVPEAGEKERLERVLTQAKEGALSQSAKQRVEELSNLELDVIKGGNKSSTSRTRPNLSPLRRGSKVQGKSLEAWGEQEPLKQIKEAPTDEANISMDAIDEYAYPDYRGKGCMDETGFVFAIGEKFTPGPSNCPCLCTDEGPLCAQPECPKLHPRCLRVDTSQCCPLCKEKKNYCEFRGKIYSSLEEFKVSPCEKCRCEPSGEVLCSVSACPQTECVDPEYEPDQCCPVCKSGPNCYADTAVIPAGREVKINECTICYCTYEEGTWRIERQATCSKNECQPS